A genomic region of Desulfocurvibacter africanus subsp. africanus DSM 2603 contains the following coding sequences:
- the metK gene encoding methionine adenosyltransferase translates to MIAAKGRYMFTSESVTEGHPDKVADQISDAVLDCLLAQDPDSRVACETLVTTGMAFIAGEITTQAYADLPAIVRETIRDIGYTSSHMGFDADTCAVISSIDKQSPDIAQGVGRAKPEDQGAGDQGMMFGFAVNETPTLMPAPIYWAHKLSRRLTYVRKQNILDFLRPDGKTQVAIEFEDGKPVRIDNVVVSCQHSPNIEQADLVDAVRKEVVYKTLPEDLIDDKLKIYINTTGRFVIGGPMGDCGLTGRKIIQDTYGGMGAHGGGAFSGKDPSKVDRSAAYMARYVAKNVVASGLAEKCQVQIAYCIGVADPVSVLVSGMDTGVVSDQTLTKAVREVFDLRPYFIIDRLKLKRPIYRKSTNYGHFGREDPDFTWEQSDAVDDLRTACKI, encoded by the coding sequence ATGATCGCTGCCAAGGGCCGTTACATGTTCACTTCCGAGTCCGTGACCGAGGGTCATCCGGACAAGGTCGCCGACCAGATATCCGACGCCGTGCTCGACTGCCTGCTGGCGCAGGACCCTGATTCCCGTGTGGCCTGCGAGACGCTGGTCACCACCGGCATGGCCTTCATCGCCGGCGAGATCACCACCCAGGCCTACGCCGACCTGCCGGCCATCGTGCGCGAGACCATCCGGGACATCGGCTACACGAGCTCGCACATGGGCTTCGACGCCGATACCTGCGCGGTCATCTCCTCCATCGACAAGCAGTCCCCGGACATCGCCCAGGGCGTCGGCCGCGCCAAGCCCGAGGATCAGGGCGCAGGCGACCAGGGCATGATGTTCGGCTTCGCGGTCAACGAGACGCCCACGCTCATGCCCGCTCCCATCTACTGGGCGCACAAGCTTTCGCGCCGGCTGACCTACGTGCGCAAGCAGAACATTCTCGACTTCCTGCGCCCCGACGGCAAGACCCAGGTGGCCATCGAATTCGAGGACGGCAAGCCCGTGCGCATCGACAACGTGGTCGTTTCCTGCCAGCACAGCCCCAACATCGAGCAGGCCGACCTGGTGGACGCCGTCAGGAAGGAAGTCGTCTACAAGACGCTGCCCGAGGACCTCATCGACGATAAGCTCAAGATCTATATCAACACCACCGGCCGCTTCGTCATCGGCGGCCCAATGGGCGACTGCGGCCTGACCGGGCGCAAGATCATCCAGGACACCTACGGCGGCATGGGTGCCCACGGCGGCGGCGCGTTCTCCGGCAAGGACCCCTCCAAGGTGGACCGCTCGGCCGCGTACATGGCCCGCTACGTGGCCAAAAACGTGGTCGCCTCCGGCCTGGCCGAGAAGTGCCAGGTGCAGATCGCATACTGCATCGGCGTGGCCGATCCGGTATCGGTGCTCGTGAGTGGCATGGACACGGGCGTGGTTTCGGACCAGACCCTTACCAAGGCCGTGCGCGAAGTCTTCGACCTGCGGCCCTACTTCATCATCGATCGCCTCAAGCTCAAGCGCCCCATCTACAGGAAGAGCACCAACTACGGCCACTTCGGTCGCGAGGACCCGGACTTCACCTGGGAGCAGAGCGACGCGGTGGACGATCTTCGCACTGCCTGCAAGATTTAG
- a CDS encoding polysaccharide biosynthesis/export family protein, with protein MFSIDQKQKFRMWRHGIRAGVVMAFMSVLVIAGCGQKRIEVKEDLPQLPPVSTLIAPGDELYIEFFNNAELTNEHVVRPDGKIMLQLIGEVQASGKTPGDLTKEIEQRYEGLLRQPKVAISILNQPEQVVYVAGEVVAPGEIPLRERISIIQAIMQAGGFDTRRADMSRVMLIRYSSGKRHMQTYDMKALLDGKDVLGGTTFLEPGDIVYVPKRMSAE; from the coding sequence ATGTTCAGCATAGATCAGAAGCAAAAATTCCGCATGTGGCGCCACGGTATCCGGGCTGGAGTCGTCATGGCGTTCATGTCCGTCCTTGTCATAGCCGGCTGCGGTCAGAAGCGTATCGAGGTGAAGGAGGACCTGCCGCAGTTGCCACCTGTCTCCACGCTTATCGCACCTGGAGACGAACTGTACATCGAGTTCTTCAACAATGCCGAATTGACGAACGAGCATGTCGTCCGCCCAGACGGCAAGATCATGCTGCAGCTGATCGGGGAAGTGCAAGCCTCGGGCAAGACTCCCGGCGACCTGACGAAAGAGATCGAGCAGCGGTACGAGGGATTGCTCCGCCAGCCTAAGGTCGCCATCAGCATTCTTAATCAGCCCGAGCAGGTCGTCTACGTGGCGGGCGAGGTCGTAGCCCCAGGAGAGATCCCGTTGCGCGAGCGCATCTCTATCATCCAGGCCATCATGCAGGCAGGCGGCTTCGACACCAGACGCGCCGATATGTCTCGGGTCATGCTCATCCGCTATTCGTCCGGGAAGCGCCATATGCAGACATATGACATGAAGGCCCTGCTTGATGGCAAGGATGTGCTCGGGGGCACGACCTTCCTGGAGCCCGGAGATATCGTCTATGTGCCTAAACGCATGAGCGCTGAATAG
- a CDS encoding lipopolysaccharide biosynthesis protein → MIMMRVLRSGSFLTLVDQGIFSVANFATSVFVGRYCMQEEMGEYTLGFTLINILLSLQLSLIVTPYSIYYPRRAGADRYEYTGSIFIHSLLLALCISAILLLASLLLGPWLDQGVKSILFTLSYVILFIMLRDLIRRACFARLEIGHVLFLDGIIAVFQIAGLYLLLRNGLLSAETALIVMGLTGVVAAAIWLLGKRGEVRFSLRKALGEVRISIALGKWVFLSGLLWLLSISLYPWLLAFFHNTAAAGVWGAAMGIVGFANPVILGVQNYLGPKMAHHYAADGIGRFESFIQGSVRAFFLLVLPMALGLWFFGENLLSLIYGQSYSNSGPVVQIMGLDMIVTGTAFCYGRALFVMEKAKADFLANVASFAFFLTIGILLVKMYGAVGVALGMMLGNAIASSIKYVIFRSQLRIHKAAVAHAYE, encoded by the coding sequence ATGATCATGATGCGAGTGCTGCGTTCGGGCAGCTTCCTGACCCTCGTCGATCAAGGCATCTTCAGCGTGGCCAACTTCGCCACCAGCGTGTTCGTGGGCCGGTACTGCATGCAGGAGGAGATGGGAGAGTACACCCTTGGCTTCACGCTCATTAACATCCTCCTCAGCCTCCAACTGTCACTAATCGTCACACCCTACTCCATCTACTATCCAAGACGAGCGGGGGCGGACAGGTACGAGTATACAGGGAGCATCTTCATTCACTCCCTGCTCCTGGCGCTGTGCATATCCGCGATCTTGCTGCTTGCCTCGCTCCTCTTGGGGCCGTGGCTCGATCAGGGTGTAAAATCGATACTGTTCACGCTCTCCTATGTCATCCTGTTCATCATGTTGCGGGACCTGATCCGCAGGGCGTGTTTCGCGCGACTGGAGATCGGGCATGTCCTCTTCCTGGACGGCATCATAGCCGTATTCCAGATCGCAGGCCTCTACTTGTTGCTGCGCAATGGCCTGCTCTCGGCGGAAACCGCCCTAATTGTCATGGGGCTTACGGGCGTGGTGGCGGCCGCGATCTGGCTCCTGGGCAAGCGGGGGGAGGTCCGCTTCAGCCTGCGCAAGGCCCTTGGAGAAGTGCGCATCAGCATTGCCCTGGGAAAATGGGTCTTCCTAAGCGGCCTGCTCTGGCTCCTGAGCATCTCGCTCTACCCATGGCTGCTCGCTTTCTTTCATAACACGGCCGCCGCCGGCGTGTGGGGTGCGGCCATGGGCATCGTTGGCTTCGCCAATCCCGTGATACTTGGCGTGCAGAACTACCTGGGTCCAAAGATGGCCCACCACTACGCTGCGGACGGCATCGGCCGCTTCGAGTCGTTCATCCAGGGCTCCGTGCGGGCCTTCTTCCTCCTGGTCCTGCCCATGGCGCTCGGGTTGTGGTTTTTCGGAGAGAACCTCCTGTCCCTGATCTATGGCCAGAGCTATTCCAACTCCGGGCCAGTCGTGCAGATCATGGGCCTGGACATGATAGTTACGGGCACGGCCTTTTGCTACGGCCGGGCCCTGTTCGTTATGGAGAAGGCCAAGGCCGACTTCCTCGCCAATGTCGCATCGTTTGCTTTCTTCCTTACGATAGGCATCCTTCTCGTCAAAATGTATGGGGCCGTCGGTGTCGCCCTGGGCATGATGCTGGGGAACGCCATCGCCTCGTCCATCAAGTACGTTATCTTCCGCTCGCAGTTACGTATTCACAAGGCAGCCGTGGCCCATGCATACGAGTAG
- a CDS encoding undecaprenyl-phosphate glucose phosphotransferase: MKRPYRSTFSVIHQVIELLFGVIIFFLVLRFRSYSPDMLPVSFWVALVMLCFASLYLVDAYRNWRGQPFRREAGTVLVGCGLAVFVLIRFNMPYSLSAQTPSLTHSAYSLALTWWSLWSLALIVSRLGIRHILSRLPHQIRNFRSAVILGSNKNGLRLFEWMAANDWIRIIVYGATNPEFAGLDPRMSIFGSLSEALAWANQQGINHIYLAPLPEEEEELLKLGPRLSDMTASVYLLPHMLTEPFILSGESVAFGNTRAIALWESPQGYMLAAKRVMDVVLAMAALLVLAPVFGVVAAAIKLNSSGPVIYKQMRYGWDGKQISVYKFRTMLVCEDSQQFCQATENDSRVTSVGRFLRRTSLDEIPQFYNVLQGSMSLVGPRPHPVMLNEQWRKKVRGYMLRHKVKPGITGLAQVNGFRGETDTHEKMEKRIQYDLMYIRDWSLTLDIKILYRTVWCVFVPKNAY, translated from the coding sequence ATGAAAAGGCCATACAGATCAACGTTTAGTGTAATCCATCAAGTGATTGAATTGCTCTTTGGCGTAATAATATTTTTTCTTGTATTACGTTTTCGCAGCTATTCGCCAGATATGCTTCCAGTTTCATTCTGGGTTGCATTGGTCATGCTGTGCTTTGCAAGCCTATACTTAGTAGATGCATATAGAAACTGGCGTGGACAGCCATTCAGGCGCGAAGCGGGGACGGTGCTCGTAGGCTGTGGGCTCGCCGTGTTTGTTCTCATCAGGTTCAACATGCCCTACAGCCTGAGCGCCCAGACGCCGAGCCTGACTCATTCGGCGTACTCGCTGGCCTTGACCTGGTGGTCGCTCTGGTCGCTGGCACTCATCGTGTCGCGCTTGGGCATTCGGCACATTCTTTCACGACTCCCGCACCAAATTCGGAATTTCCGCTCCGCAGTCATTCTCGGAAGCAATAAAAACGGACTTCGCCTTTTTGAATGGATGGCCGCGAACGACTGGATCAGGATCATTGTCTATGGAGCCACGAATCCGGAGTTTGCAGGCCTGGACCCGCGCATGAGCATCTTCGGTTCGCTGTCCGAGGCTCTTGCCTGGGCGAATCAACAAGGCATCAACCACATCTATCTCGCACCACTGCCGGAGGAAGAGGAAGAACTGCTTAAACTCGGCCCGCGCCTCAGTGATATGACCGCTTCCGTCTACTTGCTGCCGCACATGCTCACGGAGCCGTTCATTCTTTCGGGCGAAAGCGTGGCGTTTGGGAATACCCGAGCCATAGCCCTGTGGGAATCGCCCCAGGGGTACATGCTCGCGGCCAAGAGGGTCATGGATGTGGTCTTGGCGATGGCCGCCCTGCTCGTTCTGGCTCCTGTCTTTGGGGTGGTCGCAGCCGCCATCAAACTGAATTCCTCGGGGCCGGTCATCTACAAACAGATGCGCTACGGCTGGGATGGTAAACAAATAAGCGTATATAAGTTCAGGACCATGCTCGTATGCGAAGATTCGCAGCAGTTCTGTCAGGCGACTGAAAACGATTCCCGCGTGACCAGCGTCGGGCGCTTTCTCAGGCGCACAAGCCTGGATGAGATTCCACAATTTTATAACGTGCTTCAGGGCTCTATGTCGCTTGTTGGACCAAGGCCGCATCCTGTCATGCTGAATGAGCAATGGCGGAAGAAGGTAAGAGGATACATGCTTCGACACAAGGTAAAGCCTGGCATAACAGGCCTTGCGCAGGTTAATGGATTCAGAGGCGAGACAGACACCCATGAGAAGATGGAGAAAAGAATACAGTATGACCTGATGTACATACGAGATTGGTCGCTTACACTCGATATTAAAATTCTTTACAGAACTGTATGGTGTGTATTTGTGCCCAAGAATGCCTACTGA
- a CDS encoding glycosyltransferase family 4 protein — MRITMFSTADPQYGGSRYEQMVSDVLSERHSVSVYDVRPRFMRFAQRPQVMLRTVWRELGCRTDVFVRNELSTISMADWWRTRLNVSIMHHFDPRIGPSRLLSNMFEKALMMNLRKCDRVIAVSEFWRDHLRNQGVENCTVIHNAFNVQDYDITEEEKFRFMDKHGLRGKPIIYIGNCQRLKGVVIAYEALSSMDAHFVTSGLKDVELPCLHLTLDHREYKTLLAVSSVCVLMSIILEGWNRTAHEAMLCKTPVVGSGAGGMRELLAGGGQLVCSRPEDLPSAVEYAMRNRDRLGDAGYAFAARFTTQRFRDAWEGLMHELETYGKPVEEPEP; from the coding sequence ATGCGAATCACGATGTTCTCCACGGCTGATCCCCAGTATGGAGGCTCTCGTTATGAGCAGATGGTTTCAGATGTACTGAGCGAACGCCACAGCGTCTCGGTTTACGATGTAAGGCCGCGCTTCATGCGGTTCGCCCAAAGGCCGCAGGTCATGCTCAGGACCGTCTGGCGAGAGCTTGGCTGCCGGACGGACGTCTTTGTCCGCAACGAGCTGTCGACCATCAGCATGGCTGACTGGTGGCGAACCCGCTTGAATGTTTCCATCATGCACCACTTCGACCCGAGGATCGGACCGAGCAGGCTGCTGAGCAACATGTTTGAGAAGGCCCTGATGATGAACCTGAGAAAGTGCGACCGGGTAATCGCGGTTTCCGAGTTCTGGCGGGACCATCTGCGTAATCAGGGCGTGGAGAATTGCACGGTTATCCACAATGCCTTTAACGTTCAGGATTACGACATAACTGAGGAAGAGAAGTTCCGCTTCATGGACAAGCATGGTTTGCGGGGCAAGCCGATCATCTATATCGGCAACTGCCAGCGCCTTAAGGGCGTGGTCATCGCATACGAGGCCCTGTCCTCCATGGATGCCCATTTCGTGACCAGCGGCCTCAAGGACGTCGAGTTGCCCTGCCTCCACCTGACGCTGGACCATCGGGAGTACAAGACTCTGCTGGCGGTCTCCAGCGTCTGCGTGCTCATGTCGATCATCCTTGAGGGATGGAACAGGACGGCCCATGAGGCCATGCTGTGCAAAACGCCAGTCGTTGGCTCTGGGGCTGGAGGCATGCGCGAGTTGTTGGCCGGCGGAGGACAGCTCGTCTGCTCCAGACCCGAGGACCTGCCAAGTGCGGTCGAGTACGCCATGCGCAACCGGGACCGTCTTGGAGATGCCGGATACGCGTTCGCCGCGCGGTTCACTACGCAGCGCTTCCGGGACGCCTGGGAGGGCCTCATGCATGAGCTTGAGACTTACGGAAAGCCAGTGGAGGAGCCCGAGCCATGA
- a CDS encoding GumC family protein: MANDAFRRKYTMRDVAGALFRRKGLIFGVAAFCTLAVAGVTFLVPPVYKSSATMLLRLGRESVAMDPSMSAEINPVLSLGQARDAEMKTEMEILRSEDLAAIVVRELGPERVLREFGPDQVLHKPPPASMSKSEVLGLAVREFLKRLEVGAPVQGNTLLVTYEAEDPNFARYALSIFLDRYRDYHAEVYRSGGSSVFFEQQTHALRDEVNALEQQLSEYKRETNTADLEGERALLMERLKEARAKLDEVGNSLDSSISKVDFLGRTLAELPQEVVTGRVEGVANSASEAMRAKLFELRVRYQEMRSKYYDDSLPMVSLKREIEEAERMVAQEKPYHAQKSFGLNAVREEIRGQLLAEQAQEKALGVQKAGLATQIDAMEWQLRRIIEAERSLRSMERERNIKEENYRKYAQLAEQARIDSALVDKRISNLSVIQAPSLPMKPYKPKKALNLAMGLFVGLFGGLTLVMLMEIMDQRLSRPEELAALGVTALAALPKFRYVSDRISIESHPTGKSMLPDSPRGAPPMVAGKRLPATVAQMPLLRSFRVLTDRVLVKSLKEGDHKSLLFTSSNAGEGVTFIATRIANLLASGCRERVLLIDGDVHSPSLHSFFGFSLDTPGFIDLVSGKAEIADVVRRSLIPGLDIIHAGQSGNGHMHMPSFQMLQAGGMSKLLKALEGRYDHILIDGAPIQENSSALYLSKIVDGVVLVVEAEKTRRQVVQHTLDLLSGVNAKVLGGVLNKRNFHLPRWLYQRL, from the coding sequence ATGGCCAATGACGCTTTTCGACGGAAGTACACCATGCGCGATGTCGCCGGCGCATTGTTTCGACGCAAGGGGCTTATCTTCGGGGTGGCCGCGTTTTGCACCCTGGCTGTCGCCGGGGTGACCTTCCTCGTGCCGCCTGTCTACAAATCAAGCGCCACAATGCTTTTGCGACTCGGTCGTGAGAGCGTGGCCATGGACCCGTCCATGAGCGCGGAGATCAACCCGGTCCTCTCGCTCGGCCAAGCGCGCGATGCTGAAATGAAGACGGAAATGGAAATCCTAAGGAGCGAGGACCTCGCCGCGATCGTAGTGCGCGAGCTTGGACCCGAGCGAGTCCTGCGCGAATTCGGACCCGACCAGGTCCTGCACAAACCGCCCCCGGCAAGCATGAGCAAAAGCGAGGTGCTGGGGCTGGCCGTCAGGGAGTTTCTCAAGCGCCTGGAAGTGGGAGCGCCTGTGCAGGGAAACACGCTTCTTGTTACCTACGAGGCCGAGGACCCAAATTTTGCGAGGTATGCGTTGAGCATCTTCCTTGACCGCTACCGCGATTATCACGCTGAAGTGTATCGTAGCGGCGGTTCCTCGGTTTTTTTCGAACAGCAGACCCATGCCTTACGGGACGAGGTTAACGCGTTGGAGCAGCAGCTCTCGGAGTACAAGCGCGAGACGAACACGGCGGACCTGGAAGGCGAGCGCGCCCTGCTCATGGAGCGTCTTAAGGAGGCGCGGGCCAAGTTGGACGAGGTTGGAAACAGCCTGGATTCCAGCATATCGAAGGTCGATTTTCTCGGCAGAACCCTGGCTGAGCTGCCACAGGAGGTGGTCACCGGCCGCGTCGAGGGCGTTGCGAATTCCGCTTCGGAAGCCATGCGCGCGAAGCTGTTCGAGCTGCGGGTCAGATATCAGGAGATGAGGAGCAAGTATTACGACGACAGCTTGCCCATGGTTTCGCTCAAGCGGGAGATCGAGGAGGCGGAGCGGATGGTCGCTCAGGAAAAGCCTTACCATGCCCAGAAGAGCTTCGGCCTTAACGCGGTGCGCGAGGAGATTCGCGGCCAGCTTCTTGCCGAGCAGGCCCAGGAGAAGGCCTTGGGCGTGCAGAAGGCCGGGCTGGCCACCCAAATAGACGCCATGGAATGGCAGCTGCGGCGCATCATCGAAGCCGAGCGCAGCCTCAGGAGCATGGAGCGCGAGCGAAATATCAAGGAGGAGAATTACCGCAAGTACGCGCAATTGGCGGAGCAGGCGCGCATCGACAGCGCTTTGGTGGATAAGCGCATCTCCAACCTGAGCGTGATCCAGGCCCCAAGCCTGCCTATGAAGCCGTATAAGCCGAAGAAAGCCCTCAACCTGGCTATGGGCCTTTTTGTGGGGCTCTTCGGGGGTCTGACTCTGGTCATGCTCATGGAGATTATGGACCAACGTCTCAGCCGCCCGGAAGAGCTTGCCGCACTGGGAGTGACTGCCCTCGCCGCGCTGCCCAAGTTTCGCTACGTATCGGACAGGATCTCCATCGAGTCGCATCCGACCGGCAAGAGCATGCTTCCGGATTCTCCACGCGGTGCTCCGCCCATGGTAGCGGGCAAGCGCCTTCCCGCGACCGTTGCACAGATGCCTCTCTTGCGGAGTTTCAGAGTGCTCACCGACCGCGTCCTGGTCAAAAGCCTGAAGGAGGGCGACCATAAATCGCTTCTCTTCACCAGCAGCAATGCTGGCGAGGGAGTGACCTTCATCGCGACGCGCATCGCCAACTTGCTCGCCAGCGGCTGCCGTGAGCGCGTCCTGCTCATCGACGGCGACGTCCACTCGCCGAGCCTTCATTCGTTCTTCGGATTTAGCCTTGATACTCCAGGCTTCATTGACCTCGTCTCGGGCAAGGCTGAAATCGCGGATGTCGTGCGGCGGTCGCTCATCCCAGGTTTGGATATCATCCATGCGGGGCAGAGCGGCAACGGCCACATGCACATGCCAAGCTTCCAGATGCTTCAGGCGGGGGGCATGAGCAAGCTGCTAAAAGCCCTGGAGGGTAGATACGATCACATCCTCATCGACGGCGCCCCGATCCAGGAGAACTCCTCCGCCCTATACCTATCCAAGATCGTGGACGGCGTTGTGCTCGTGGTCGAGGCTGAGAAGACCCGGCGCCAAGTTGTCCAGCATACGCTCGATCTGCTGAGCGGCGTAAACGCCAAGGTCCTCGGCGGGGTCCTGAACAAGCGCAACTTTCACCTGCCCCGCTGGCTTTACCAGAGACTCTAG
- a CDS encoding O-antigen ligase family protein: MICLLLFFSEHDPAISLKTDYSGTVIDFVQIRAEGKLIRKVAYPLMGFAGLALLLRSGTAAQRPMRAQALVIALFFATSVFSVLWAGNALIVLRRVVVLFCLLVAAWGFASRFSLGNLLFGAFCLALAYLTIGVAVEVAHGTFLSGAMGYRFAGTLHPNIQAQSCGILAISGLALLARSQGGKRLLFGFLSVTGLLFLYLTHSRTSFAACALTLALLVLLLAVPRVRFTLMSGALALLGLVGLLVGERLSLLLQSVLLMDRSLENMATLTGRVPLWEHCLAYVAQRPFLGYGYNNFWSPEHVEQISAVQGWVVGAAHSTYLELLLDLGLVGLILYGLIVFFAAGHSVRTFAVSRNALFVGAFGLLTFSLIIGTLETFVLFYPNPNTFFLLCLLLHVALWNDDKPGVDDANHDVLHG; the protein is encoded by the coding sequence ATGATATGCCTGCTGCTCTTCTTTTCCGAACATGATCCGGCGATCTCGCTGAAAACCGACTACAGCGGGACCGTCATCGATTTCGTTCAGATCCGGGCCGAGGGGAAACTGATCCGCAAGGTTGCCTATCCGCTCATGGGATTCGCTGGTTTGGCGCTGCTGCTACGCTCCGGAACAGCAGCGCAGAGGCCCATGCGGGCGCAGGCCCTGGTTATTGCGCTGTTTTTCGCAACGTCAGTCTTCAGTGTCCTGTGGGCAGGCAATGCACTCATCGTCCTGCGCAGGGTCGTGGTCCTCTTCTGCCTTCTCGTGGCGGCGTGGGGTTTTGCCTCCAGGTTCAGCCTTGGCAATCTGCTCTTCGGCGCCTTTTGCCTGGCGCTTGCGTACCTTACCATCGGCGTCGCTGTCGAAGTCGCCCACGGAACATTTCTCTCCGGTGCGATGGGCTATCGGTTCGCCGGGACGCTGCACCCGAACATCCAGGCCCAGAGCTGCGGAATCCTGGCCATCAGCGGGCTCGCGCTCTTGGCGCGCTCGCAGGGGGGCAAGCGGCTCCTCTTCGGCTTTCTGTCGGTCACAGGGCTGCTGTTCCTGTATCTGACTCATTCGCGCACGAGCTTCGCGGCCTGCGCTCTGACCTTGGCCCTGCTTGTCCTGTTGCTTGCGGTGCCTCGCGTGCGATTCACACTGATGAGCGGGGCGCTCGCCCTCCTTGGCCTTGTTGGGTTGCTGGTGGGCGAGAGGCTCTCGTTGCTGCTGCAGTCGGTACTGTTGATGGATCGATCGCTTGAGAACATGGCCACACTGACCGGGCGGGTGCCTCTGTGGGAGCACTGCTTGGCGTACGTCGCACAAAGGCCATTCCTGGGTTATGGATACAACAATTTCTGGAGTCCCGAGCACGTGGAGCAGATATCGGCCGTCCAAGGTTGGGTCGTTGGCGCCGCGCATTCGACCTACCTGGAACTCCTGCTCGACCTGGGACTGGTGGGGCTGATCCTGTACGGCCTGATTGTTTTTTTCGCCGCAGGGCACAGCGTGCGAACATTCGCCGTCAGCCGGAACGCACTCTTCGTGGGGGCCTTCGGGCTGTTGACCTTCAGTCTCATCATCGGAACCCTGGAAACATTCGTCCTGTTCTATCCAAATCCAAACACTTTCTTCCTGCTCTGCCTGCTGCTGCATGTTGCGTTATGGAATGACGACAAACCTGGAGTTGACGATGCGAATCACGATGTTCTCCACGGCTGA
- a CDS encoding NAD-dependent epimerase/dehydratase family protein — translation MKTAVVTGSGGLIGSETVRRCAKEGFLVLGIDNDMRSYFFGDQASTRWLSDSLQEQYENFIPHKLDIRDYAKLEKLLREHAVDIELIVHCAAQPSHDWAAREPLTDFSVNANGTLNLLEFTRQYAPRATFIFTSTNKVYGDLPNTLPLIETATRWEVQPDHPYAEQGVDESMPIDKCKHSVFGASKVAADIMVQEYGRYFDMNTVCFRGGCLTGPDHSGAQLHGFLSYLAKCVLTGTEYTVFGYKGKQVRDNIHSKDLVDCFMHYHKNPRPAEVYNIGGSRHSNCSVLEAIGICEEMTGKRMKYSIDNANRSGDHIWWISDVSRFRSHYPEWNYTHDVKSIIGEIMAGLDKRLGGKPC, via the coding sequence ATGAAAACGGCGGTCGTAACAGGCAGCGGTGGCCTCATCGGTTCCGAAACCGTACGCAGGTGCGCCAAGGAAGGGTTCCTGGTGCTCGGCATTGATAACGACATGCGCTCATACTTCTTTGGGGACCAGGCCTCCACACGGTGGCTGAGCGACTCCCTCCAAGAACAATACGAGAACTTCATCCCGCACAAACTGGACATCCGGGACTACGCCAAGCTCGAGAAGCTGCTCCGGGAACACGCGGTCGACATAGAGCTCATCGTGCACTGCGCGGCCCAGCCAAGTCACGACTGGGCGGCCAGGGAGCCATTGACCGACTTCTCCGTCAACGCGAACGGCACGCTAAACCTCCTGGAGTTCACCCGGCAATACGCACCCCGTGCGACGTTCATCTTCACTTCGACTAACAAGGTGTACGGCGACCTGCCCAACACCCTGCCTCTCATCGAGACGGCGACACGCTGGGAGGTCCAGCCTGACCATCCCTATGCCGAACAGGGCGTGGACGAGTCCATGCCCATCGATAAGTGCAAGCATTCCGTGTTCGGAGCATCGAAGGTGGCGGCCGACATCATGGTCCAAGAGTACGGACGCTACTTCGACATGAACACTGTTTGCTTCCGCGGAGGCTGCCTGACCGGGCCCGACCACTCCGGCGCTCAGTTGCACGGCTTTCTCAGCTACCTAGCGAAATGCGTCCTGACCGGGACGGAGTACACGGTGTTTGGCTACAAGGGCAAGCAGGTGCGAGACAACATCCACTCCAAGGATTTGGTCGACTGCTTCATGCACTACCACAAGAATCCCAGACCCGCGGAGGTTTACAATATCGGCGGGAGTCGCCACAGCAACTGCTCGGTCCTGGAAGCGATCGGCATATGCGAGGAAATGACAGGCAAGCGTATGAAGTACTCCATTGATAACGCCAACCGGAGCGGCGACCATATCTGGTGGATAAGCGACGTAAGCCGGTTCAGGAGCCATTACCCGGAGTGGAACTACACGCATGACGTCAAATCCATAATTGGTGAGATCATGGCAGGGCTGGATAAACGGCTAGGAGGAAAGCCATGCTAG